GCTAAGTCTGACTGCTTAGACAGCATTGAGACTTCTAATTCTTTGGTAAATAAACCTTTGTCGCCGATTTTAGCAAGAGGAACATCAAGGATTTTGTCACCCTGTGTGCTCATGGTGACGACATCAAACTGGAGATTAGGATGTGCTTTGCTTAGTTCAGCCTGTATCCAATGGGTTTGTACCAGTGCTAGCTGACTTTTGCGAGAACTAATGCGAACTGTGGAGGATGCGACCATAGGACAAACTAAATAATATGAAAAACAATAAAAAACAACAGAATTTAAAGATGAGTACGGGTGGCGCGTAGCGCTAACCATACTTAATTAAAAGCACTATTTTCTATTCAAACAGGTTTTGCGGCTATTTCTATGCGATCGCTTAAATTTAAAGTGTAAAGAATTCTTAACTCAAAAAGAGAGTTGCAGCGCACCGCACCGCAACTCTCTTTTTCGGTAGCTATATGGAATTTTGCAATTTGCAAATCGCTTTCAAAACTTGCAGTAACTTTTCTGAAGACTCAGGCTCCATTAGATGGAGTGATGGCAATGGTTGATAAGTTGGAGATGAAGCATTCTGGGAATTTTGCTGAATGTAGAAAAATTCGTAATACACTCCATTAGTAGTTAATCCCCAGACTGTTTTTTGCTGTTCCAAACTTTTGTATGCATAGGTAAGTAATTGTGGCAACCCTTCCGATGCACTAATACTCGTATTTTTTGCCTCGATCGCTAAAATCCAAAAAGCAATATCATTAATTGTCGGACGATTTTTATTAATACAAATCAGGTCTAATCTACCTGTGATGCTAATATCACCATCTTCAAG
The Pseudanabaena sp. BC1403 genome window above contains:
- a CDS encoding restriction endonuclease subunit R; this translates as MPVLNASTLTLDQVYVHLKFQKLPYSSFTSLLQLEPLSEFERVELSQIRIDFENYLNDGKVLEDMVMALTVMPLLRLAGFYRAPIKMRMEQEIERINLEDGDISITGRLDLICINKNRPTINDIAFWILAIEAKNTSISASEGLPQLLTYAYKSLEQQKTVWGLTTNGVYYEFFYIQQNSQNASSPTYQPLPSLHLMEPESSEKLLQVLKAICKLQNSI